A single Oncorhynchus tshawytscha isolate Ot180627B linkage group LG01, Otsh_v2.0, whole genome shotgun sequence DNA region contains:
- the LOC112256501 gene encoding tubulin beta chain-like, producing the protein MREIVYIQAGQCGNQIGAKFWEVISEEHGINCTGDYVGDSDLQLDKISVYFNESSFSKYVPRAILVDLEPGTMDSVRCGHIGHLFKPDNFIFGQSGAGNNWAKGHYTEGAELVEAVMDVVRKEADNCDCLQGFQLTHSLGGGTGSGMGTLLINKIQEEYPDRMMATFSVVPSPKVSDTVVEPYNATLSVHQLLENTDETFCIDNEAIYDICFRKLKLPTPTYGDLNHLVSVTMSGVTTCLRFPGQLNADLRKLAVNMVPFPRLHFFILGFAPLTNRGGLQYRALTVPELTQQAFDAKNMMAACDPRNGRYLTAAMVFRGHMSMREVDEQMLAIQNKNSSYFVDWIPNNIKTAVCNIPPPGLKLSATFIGNNTAIQELFKRLSEQFTAMFRRKAFLHWYTGEGMDEMEFTEAESNMNDLVSEYQQYQDATTEEEVFEDEEEEKGIA; encoded by the exons ATGCGAGAAATCGTTTACATTCAAGCTGGCCAGTGTGGCAACCAGATCGGCGCAAAG TTCTGGGAGGTGATTAGTGAGGAGCATGGAATCAACTGCACTGGGGACTATGTGGGCGACTCAGACCTTCAGCTGGACAAGATCAGTGTCTACTTCAACGAATCCTCGt TCTCCAAGTATGTCCCCAGAGCCATCCTAGTGGACCTGGAGCCAGGAACAATGGATAGTGTGCGCTGCGGACACATAGGACACCTCTTTAAACCGGACAATTTCATCTTCG GTCAGAGTGGAGCTGGTAACAACTGGGCTAAGGGCCActacacagagggagcagagctAGTGGAAGCAGTGATGGACGTGGTGAGGAAGGAGGCAGATAACTGTGACTGTCTCCAGGGCTTCCAGCTTACCCACTCCCTGGGCGGGGGCACAGGCTCTGGTATGGGGACCCTACTCATCAACAAGATCCAGGAGGAGTACCCCGACCGTATGATGGCCACCTTCAGCGTGGTCCCCTCCCCTAAGGTATCGGACACGGTGGTGGAGCCCTACAACGCCACCCTCTCTGTTCACCAGCTTCTAGAGAACACAGACGAAACTTTCTGCATCGACAATGAGGCGATCTACGACATCTGCTTCCGCAAGCTCAAGCTCCCCACACCCACCTACGGAGACCTTAACCACTTGGTGTCGGTCACCATGAGCGGGGTGACCACATGCCTTCGCTTCCCAGGCCAGCTCAACGCCGACCTCCGCAAGCTGGCCGTCAACATGGTACCCTTCCCCCGCCTGCACTTCTTCATACTGGGCTTCGCCCCGCTCACTAACAGGGGGGGCCTGCAGTACCGTGCCCTCACCGTGCCTGAACTCACCCAGCAGGCGTTCGACGCCAAGAACATGATGGCAGCCTGCGACCCGCGTAATGGGCGCTACCTCACTGCGGCGATGGTGTTCCGGGGTCACATGTCTATGAGGGAGGTGGACGAGCAGATGCTGGCTATTCAGAACAAGAACAGCAGCTACTTTGTGGACTGGATCCCCAACAACATTAAGACAGCGGTCTGTAATATCCCACCCCCTGGACTCAAGCTGTCCGCCACCTTCATAGGTAACAATACAGCCATCCAGGAGCTGTTCAAGCGTCTCTCTGAACAGTTCACCGCTATGTTCCGTCGCAAGGCCTTCCTGCACTGGTACACGGGAGAGGGAATGGACGAGATGGAATTCACCGAGGCCGAGAGCAACATGAATGACCTGGTGTCTGAGTACCAGCAGTACCAGGACGCCACCACTGAGGAGGAGGTGTTTGAGGATGAAGAGGAAGAAAAAGGAATAGCCTGA